The following coding sequences are from one Cygnus olor isolate bCygOlo1 chromosome 2, bCygOlo1.pri.v2, whole genome shotgun sequence window:
- the LRRC3B gene encoding leucine-rich repeat-containing protein 3B, translated as MHLVDLWLTRSLSMCLLLQSFVLMILCFHSASMCPKGCLCSHSGGLNVSCSNANLKEIPRDLPPETVLLYLDSNQITSIPNEIFKDLHQLRVLNLSKNGIEFIDEHAFKGVAETLQTLDLSDNRIQSVHKNAFNNLKARARIANNPWHCDCTLQQVLRSMASNHETANNVICKTSVLDEHAGRPFLNAANDADLCNLPKKTTDYAMLVTMFGWFTMVISYVVYYVRQNQEDARRHLEYLKSLPSRQKKPDEADDISTVV; from the coding sequence ATGCATTTGGTAGACCTGTGGCTAACTCGTTCCCTCTCCATGTGTCTGCTCTTACAAAGTTTTGTCCTCATGATACTGTGCTTTCATTCTGCCAGTATGTGCCCAAAAGGCTGCCTCTGTTCTCACTCTGGAGGTTTAAATGTCAGCTGTAGCAATGCAAACCTCAAGGAAATACCCAGAGATCTTCCTCCAGAAACGGTCTTACTTTATTTGGACTCCAATCAGATAACGTCTATCCCCAATGAGATTTTTAAGGACTTGCACCAACTGAGAGTCCTCAATTTATCAAAAAACGGGATTGAATTTATAGATGAACATGCCTTTAAAGGGGTGGCAGAAACCTTGCAGACTCTGGATTTGTCTGACAACCGGATTCAAAGCGTGCACAAAAACGCTTTCAACAACTTAAAGGCCAGAGCCAGAATTGCCAACAACCCTTGGCACTGTGACTGCACGCTGCAGCAGGTGTTGAGGAGCATGGCCTCCAACCACGAGACAGCCAACAACGTCATCTGCAAGACCTCTGTGCTGGATGAACATGCTGGGAGACCTTTCCTCAATGCTGCCAATGATGCCGACCTCTGCAACCTTCCCAAAAAGACTACCGATTACGCCATGCTGGTCACCATGTTTGGCTGGTTCACCATGGTGATCTCGTACGTGGTTTATTACGTCCGTCAAAATCAGGAGGATGCAAGGAGGCACCTTGAGTACTTGAAATCCCTGCCAAGCAGGCAAAAGAAACCAGATGAAGCCGATGACATTAGCACTGTGGTATAG